cctgcctccagaTACTGactaactttgtgactctggataagtcctTTAACTGCTCTCAGCCTCAGtctcattatctgtaaaatgaggcagttagaCCAGTGAAAGCTACAATCCCTTCAAGCTATAGATCCTAAGAATCCCtctaaatttattcattcattggtGTATTTTGTTAGTTGATATAGATTCAGATAgatcctgctctcaagaagctcacattccaTTGGTAGAAATAACACATGCAGAAATGAGcaagtataaaatatataggaagaacatttaaaataattgggggggggggttgaggggtTAGCTATGACAAAGAAGATCAGGAAAAGGGGGGCAGCATGGAGGAGGGGGCAGCTTAGCTGAGGAGGCAGGGGAGTAAGGAAGTCTAGGTCTGGAGACCAGCAACATCACCCCCAAGCTGAGGTAGGTGCCAGCAGTTGCTGAGGGCCAGGCGATGTTCTGTGTCCCAGGGGGCTCTTAGGGAATAATGCTTTAACTGGCTCCTACTCAGAATGGTTGTCCAATTGGAAGGCAATCACCCCACCTTGTAGAGGAAGCCTGGAGGTACTTGTGCAGCTTCACTgctgggtgggagggaagaggccCCAGTTGGAGCCACAGTCTGAGCATCCTCCAGTGTCTTCTGGTCGCTGACCAGCACTGAGGCCTCACTGGAGTCACCCTGAGTGGATGTGGCTTCACTTGTCTCTTTGACCTCCCCAGCCATTCCCAGCTCAGGTTCATGTTCATCCTCCCCTTCATGGTTTGAAGCTGGTTCAATTACGACTGAAGGGATGACTTTCTcctgaagaacaaaagaaaatgctTAGAAAAATCCCAAACCTATTATTTAgctaggaaaaaaatcagttcaacaaacatttatcacaGAATTTCTGGGAT
This genomic stretch from Gracilinanus agilis isolate LMUSP501 unplaced genomic scaffold, AgileGrace unplaced_scaffold25353, whole genome shotgun sequence harbors:
- the LOC123254582 gene encoding amphiphysin-like, with protein sequence EKVIPSVVIEPASNHEGEDEHEPELGMAGEVKETSEATSTQGDSSEASVLVSDQKTLEDAQTVAPTGASSLPPSSEAAQVPPGFLYKVEALHDFEAANSDELNLKRGDVVLVIPAEAEAEQDAGWLTGVKESDWLQYRDLDTYKGLFPENFTHRLD